The Populus trichocarpa isolate Nisqually-1 chromosome 18, P.trichocarpa_v4.1, whole genome shotgun sequence genomic interval tcaCCCAAAGATTTGAAACGATTTAATCCCCGAGCTAAGAACAGCATGAAAACGAttattggatttaaaaaaaatatttggaagtgtggtagtagttgttttttaaagtattttttttttctaaaaatacattaaaataatattttttttatttaaaaaaaattatttttgatattagaacattaaaatgatctaaaatcataaaaaacataaattttcatgaaacacGGGgtgcattatatttttaaatggtgGCTAAAAAACAAGAGAGTTTTATATTTctcaggataatttttttttcttgatttgatgtttatttttttatttgttttttaatgctataaaataaAGGTACATTTCATTAAATTGAccttagaaaaaaaaccttgagcCTCTTGCATTTATCTATATAGATTAGATTGAaacaatgattttgttttttattttggtcatgaagcgttttgttttttgtttaattcttttatgtttGGCAAACGCGTGCTTCGCATTAGTTTGGTGAATGAAAGAACAAATGGAATGTTTGAAATCACTACCGACAAACATGTTGGAttcactttttatatatttatttattttggcaaATATGGGTCAGGTAGTCTAATGGAAAAGCGCAAGTATCCGTCGGTGCCGAAGGCCAAAACGCGTGCGATGATTCATTGGCTGGCTCTCGATGTAAGTGAAATGTTTGAGTCTTTTTCTACAGCTAATTTCTTACACTTGTCCAGCCCCCAAACACACTGTCCACAGCTAAGCTGAGCGTACGAAACTTCCCATGCCTTTCTTGGACTTCCATTTCCTCGAGTATAAATACCAACCAGGATATCTCCTTGACAATCCCACCTCCGAGCTTGCAAAACTTTACTTGTATATCATCCTTGGCATCAATCGTTTCATAATAGCCGATGGCTTCTTTGAAGACTGTGCTTGTGCCCCTTGTGGCTCTTCTTGTGACGGTTGCATCAGCAAGCAACTTCTACAACGATTTTGATATTACCTGGGGAGATGGTCGTGCTAAGATCCTCAGCAACGGCGAGCTCCTCACTCTCAACCTTGACAAGGCCTCTGGCTCTGGATTTCAATCCAGGAATGAGTATCTGTTCGGAAAGATTGACATGCAACTCAAGCTTGTCCCTGGCAACTCTGCAGGCACTGTCACTGCTTATTATGTAAGTGAACTTGATTGTTTGCCTCGAATAAGGCACGAAACAATCATTATATGTGACTAAcagtaaacatgtttttttgtcaTATGAATTTGCAGCTGTCATCAAAAGGGTCTGCGTGGGATGAGATAGATTTTGAATTCCTGGGGAATTTGAGCGGTGATCCTTACATCCTGCACACTAATGTGTTTAGCCAAGGCAAGGGCAACAGAGAGCAGCAATTCTATCTTTGGTTTGACCCAACTGCTGATTTCCACACCTATTCCATTCTGTGGAATCCACAGCGCATTGTGTAAGCATCAATCTTCAATCCTGCTCCGTGTACAACATTAATACATGCTGTGTTActaattttgttatctttttctcTGCTCCAGCTTCTCTGTGGATGGCACTCCAATTCGAGAGTTCAAGAACCTGGAGTCTATGGGGGTTCCCTTTCCAAAAAACCAGCCGATGAGGATTTACTCGAGTCTATGGAATGCTGATGACTGGGCTACAAGAGGTGGCTTGGTCAAGACAGATTGGGCCCTGGCTCCTTTCACCGCTTCTTATAGAAATTTCAATGCCGAAGCTTGTGTTTTGTCTAATGGGGCATCTTCTTGTGGCACAACCACTTCTCCTCCCGCCTCCACCTCGAATGCTTGGTTCTCAGAGGAGCTTGATTCAACAAGGCAGGAGAGGTTGAAATGGGTCCGGGAGAATTATATGGTATACAATTACTGCAAAGATGTCAATAGATTTCCCCAAGGTCTACCTACAGAATGCAGCATGTCCTAGAAAGAAGACGTCCTTGCATTACCTCCGGAATGCAGCATGTCCTTGCATTACTGCAAAGATGTCAATAGATTTCCCCAAGGTCTACCTCCGGAATGCAGTATGTCCTAGAAAGAAGACGTCCTTGCATTACCTGTCCAAGTTTTGCCACATAAGATATTCAattagtttttgtaatttaggcAATTAATCAATTGGTGCAattctttaattcttttcatcaatcaattgtttttaatgtaatatGAATCCGTAGTATTTCGATGAAAGTAAAAAGTATTCCTGGCTTTCTCCTAAGCTCTagattagaagaaaatttagaaaggaaaaacaaaggtTTAAAACCAGTAATTAATGCtagaaaataaagtaaagaagattgtcaaatttataaaaacaatacagAATTAACCAATCTCAAATACTCTACTTCAAtcccttttttataaaaaaatttagaaactaaAAGTTGATAGATTTACTTCATTAACAACTTTTATTACCAATaataaaccaaaatcaaacctaaatgtttttttttttatttaaaccagGTGTCTTTTGAACTAAAAGatctattcaaattttaaaaaactgttaTGAAAAAACTAATCAATTCTTTCCATTCAAGGGATTGACAAAACAATgggcaagaaaaaataattatttatggatcaaatttaattttaaattttaggtgataaaaaataatctttcataattcaaaatattatttcacaATAAACATAAACACAAGTCTAGGCTAAAGCCAAAACGCGGTGGGTGGGTGAGGTTTGAGCCCAAAACTCACTTTACTTATAACATTTTTCATATAACATTTTGGAtacttttttgtttaattttaacttttcactttataaacattaaaaaagttttgtttttttttttctatatgggatagaattattttaaagagttttgGATTTCACCAAAATATATCAATCAATAgttctttaaaatcaatttttcattcattcataatttatttgattcatgttaatgtttcaaattaaaaaacttatgttAGAGATTAAATTCCAACAAAACTTTAACCCAAAAAGTTAGTTGACCTCACTCAAATATGATGCACAAAccatattcttaaataaaaatttcccaaaaaaccaataaaataagtaaaaaataaattattctataTTGATACCAAAACCTCATTTTCtaacaattacaattaaaaataaattaaaaataaaaatacaaaaaaaacactataaattgtaataatattctacaatgtttttttttatcctttgaattttttttcttctgtccttttatgttatttttatttggggttaAGTTTCGTTGTTTATTCCAGATATGTATGTGagcaatatcaagaaaaaacatca includes:
- the LOC7488987 gene encoding probable xyloglucan endotransglucosylase/hydrolase protein 23 isoform X3, whose product is MASLKTVLVPLVALLVTVASASNFYNDFDITWGDGRAKILSNGELLTLNLDKASGSGFQSRNEYLFGKIDMQLKLVPGNSAGTVTAYYLSSKGSAWDEIDFEFLGNLSGDPYILHTNVFSQGKGNREQQFYLWFDPTADFHTYSILWNPQRIVFSVDGTPIREFKNLESMGVPFPKNQPMRIYSSLWNADDWATRGGLVKTDWALAPFTASYRNFNAEACVLSNGASSCGTTTSPPASTSNAWFSEELDSTRQERLKWVRENYMVYNYCKDVNRFPQGLPPECSMS
- the LOC7488987 gene encoding probable xyloglucan endotransglucosylase/hydrolase protein 23 isoform X2, producing MASLKTVLVPLVALLVTVASASNFYNDFDITWGDGRAKILSNGELLTLNLDKASGSGFQSRNEYLFGKIDMQLKLVPGNSAGTVTAYYLSSKGSAWDEIDFEFLGNLSGDPYILHTNVFSQGKGNREQQFYLWFDPTADFHTYSILWNPQRIVFSVDGTPIREFKNLESMGVPFPKNQPMRIYSSLWNADDWATRGGLVKTDWALAPFTASYRNFNAEACVLSNGASSCGTTTSPPASTSNAWFSEELDSTRQERLKWVRENYMVYNYCKDVNRFPQGLPTECSMS
- the LOC7488987 gene encoding probable xyloglucan endotransglucosylase/hydrolase protein 23 isoform X5, whose protein sequence is MASLKTVLVPLVALLVTVASASNFYNDFDITWGDGRAKILSNGELLTLNLDKASGSGFQSRNEYLFGKIDMQLKLVPGNSAGTVTAYYLSSKGSAWDEIDFEFLGNLSGDPYILHTNVFSQGKGNREQQFYLWFDPTADFHTYSILWNPQRIVFSVDGTPIREFKNLESMGVPFPKNQPMRIYSSLWNADDWATRGGLVKTDWALAPFTASYRNFNAEACVLSNGASSCGTTTSPPASTSNAWFSEELDSTRQERLKWARENYMVYNYCKDINRFPQGLPPECSMS
- the LOC7488987 gene encoding probable xyloglucan endotransglucosylase/hydrolase protein 23 isoform X4; translated protein: MASLKTVLVPLVALLVTVASASNFYNDFDITWGDGRAKILSNGELLTLNLDKASGSGFQSRNEYLFGKIDMQLKLVPGNSAGTVTAYYLSSKGSAWDEIDFEFLGNLSGDPYILHTNVFSQGKGNREQQFYLWFDPTADFHTYSILWNPQRIVFSVDGTPIREFKNLESMGVPFPKNQPMRIYSSLWNADDWATRGGLVKTDWALAPFTASYRNFNAEACVLSNGASSCGTTTSPPASTSNAWFSEELDSTRQERLKWVRENYMVYNYCKDVNRFPQGLPPECSMS